A genomic segment from Asterias amurensis chromosome 6, ASM3211899v1 encodes:
- the LOC139938690 gene encoding angiopoietin-4-like, which yields MHTTQWVSFVAAVIIASWYGFASVTAFSCSFGREPNPKENGIIRWVMPLNHRLRCQCTSIYPGGMNTYTPERGFDPFYTDHPLFTDLDFEIFNYFDCENCSLTCGNGGTFIDDPCHCLCAQNWTGKTCTKCALTGCENNGTLDEATCTCTCPKQWMGNTCTDTRHYDCRDYFDDGESGNRVYTIYTSKYPGGLEVNCRGRWIVIQRRNNKNLDFNLGWGDYKDGFGDVAGRNFWLGNEKIRQLTEDTSNTWTILVLCWLYGSDNTSLDRKIQNFRLLGENYTLQANDQISFEASESSSTILSANNMPFSTRDRDNRGDSNVNCAEELTGGWWFNGCSGEGTTREINLNGEYIDDGTNKGLKRPQCADNCPYIRRTRMAIRRNEIN from the exons CATCCTGGTATGGGTTCGCATCAGTCACAGCATTTAGTTGCAGCTTCGGGAGGGAACCGAACCCTAAGGAGAACGGCATTATACGGTGGGTCATGCCGTTAAATCACCGCCTTCGATGCCAGTGTACCAGCATCTACCCTGGGGGCATGAACACGTATACACCCGAGAGAGGGTTTGATCCGTTTTACACCGATCACCCTCTCTTCACAGACCTCGATTTCGAAATATTCAACTACTTCGATTGTGAAA ATTGTTCACTGACGTGTGGAAACGGCGGTACATTCATAGACGATCCCTGTCATTGTTTGTGTGCCCAAAACTGGACTGGCAAAACATGTACTA AGTGTGCATTGACTGGCTGTGAGAATAACGGTACGCTCGATGAAGCAACCTGCACGTGCACATGCCCGAAACAGTGGATGGGAAATACCTGTACTG ATACCAGACACTACGACTGCCGAGACTACTTCGATGATGGTGAAAGTGGGAACCGTGTCTACACTATTTACACATCCAAGTATCCAGGAGGCCTTGAAGTAAACTGCCGTGGACGATGGATT GTTATCCAGAGGCGTAACAATAAGAATTTGGATTTCAACCTCGGCTGGGGCGATTACAAAGATGGCTTTGGTGACGTAGCTGGGAGAAATTTCTGGCTGGGAAACGAGAAGATTCGTCAGTTGACTGAAGATACATCCAACACCTGGACTATACTTGTCCTCTGTTGGCTATATGGATCGGACAATACATCTCTCGACAGAAAAATTCAGAATTTTCGGCTCTTGGGAGAAAACTACACTCTCCAAGCCAATGACCAAATTTCTTTCGAAG caagcgaaagta GTAGTACGATTCTATCTGCAAACAACATGCCATTTTCGACACGGGACAGAGACAACCGTGGTGACAGTAATGTGAACTGTGCCGAAGAGTTGACGGGAGGCTGGTGGTTTAATGGTTGCAGCGGGGAAGGTACTACAAGAGAGATCAACCTTAATGGTGAATATATCGACGACGGTACCAATAAAGGTTTAAAACGTCCCCAATGTGCTGACAACTGTCCGTATATAAGGCGAACCCGTATGGCAATAAGACGTAACGAAATCAATTAG